The following proteins are encoded in a genomic region of Gossypium hirsutum isolate 1008001.06 chromosome D05, Gossypium_hirsutum_v2.1, whole genome shotgun sequence:
- the LOC107905882 gene encoding uncharacterized protein yields MAESSAINRCLFLFMLIFPHFSTLALAEDGLVANGDFEARPSNGFPSEAIADGPTEIPSWRTKGRVELVSSGEKVSGGMLLIVPGGSKAVRLGNDAEISQEVTVEKGSTYAVTFSAARTCAQLESLNVSVPPASQSVDLQTLYNVQGWDPYSISFEAEEDKVPLIFRNTGMEDDPECGPIIDDIAIKKLVTPDQPKDNAVVNSGFEFGPWMFQNVSLGVLLPTNLDEETSPLPGWMVESTRAVRYIDSNHYAVPEGKRAVELVSGKEGIISQMVETKPDKLYSLTFSLGHAGDKCKEPLAVMAFAGDQAQNFHYTPDSNSTFQVASVNFTAKAERTRIAFYSVYYNTRTDDMSSLCGPVVDDVRVWYSWASINEVQMLLGLGLSFWAYLLVLV; encoded by the exons ATGGCCGAAAGCTCCGCAATAAACAGATGCCTCTTCCTTTTTATGCTTATCTTCCCTCATTTCTCTACTCTAGCTCTAGCTGAAGATG GATTGGTGGCAAATGGTGATTTCGAGGCACGACCCTCGAACGGCTTCCCAAGCGAGGCAATAGCGGATGGGCCGACGGAGATCCCGAGCTGGAGAACAAAAGGCAGAGTGGAGCTGGTGTCGTCTGGGGAAAAAGTGAGCGGAGGGATGCTCCTCATCGTGCCCGGAGGCTCGAAAGCCGTTAGATTGGGTAATGACGCAGAGATCAGCCAAGAAGTAACGGTGGAGAAAGGGTCCACGTACGCAGTTACCTTCAGTGCGGCCCGCACGTGCGCGCAACTTGAGTCATTGAATGTGTCCGTGCCACCTGCTTCACAGTCGGTAGACCTCCAAACATTGTACAACGTCCAAGGGTGGGACCCTTACTCGATTTCATTCGAGGCAGAGGAGGATAAAGTGCCGTTGATTTTCCGGAACACCGGTATGGAAGATGACCCGGAATGTGGGCCCATCATTGATGATATTGCCATTAAAAAACTTGTTACCCCTGATCAGCCCAAAG ACAATGCAGTAGTTAACAGTGGCTTTGAATTTGGCCCTTGGATGTTCCAAAATGTATCTCTTGGTGTCTTGCTTCCGACCAACCTTGACGAAGAGACATCCCCATTACCAGGATGGATGGTCGAATCAACCAGGGCGGTTCGATACATTGATTCCAACCATTATGCTGTCCCAGAAGGCAAACGTGCCGTGGAGTTGGTTTCCGGCAAGGAAGGCATCATTTCTCAAATGGTGGAAACCAAACCAGATAAGCTATATAGCTTGACCTTCTCTTTGGGGCACGCTGGGGACAAATGCAAGGAACCACTGGCTGTAATGGCGTTTGCAGGGGACCAGGCACAAAATTTTCACTACACGCCTGACTCTAACTCCACCTTCCAAGTTGCTAGTGTGAACTTCACAGCCAAGGCGGAGAGGACACGTATCGCGTTCTACAGTGTGTATTACAATACAAGAACCGATGACATGAGCTCACTATGTGGTCCGGTGGTGGACGATGTTCGGGTGTGGTATTCATGGGCAAGTATAAATGAGGTCCAAATGTTGTTAGGGCTTGGACTTTCTTTTTGGGCTTAccttttggttttggtttag